Genomic window (Fibrobacter sp. UWP2):
TACGCGCACCTTCGCCTTGCCGCCCGCGATGTACACGGAACCGCCCTGGCTGGACCACTTCTTGAAGCCCTCCCTGGGGTGGTATGCTGCACCGCCGAGCTGTTCCCTTTCGGCCAGGAGTATCGCCTCCACGAGCCTTGCGCCCATCTCCCTCGACAGCGCGTCAAGGCAGCTTTTCCCCTGTTCGGCAAGGTCGGCCAGAACCACCCCGATACTGGTCGAAATGTCGATTTCTTCGCGGCGGACGATTGACAGTTTTGGGGTTCTTTTTGTACTTTTCATCATGGTGGTTATCCTCTTGCTTGGTGTTTTTTTGCTGAACCAAATTTACAAGTTGGAGACCACCTTTTTCTTTTTGGTTGCAGAAATTTCAACTAACTTTGGGGCATCTTCTTGAGCACGATTGGGATTTTATAGTTTTTACCCAAAAGGATCGAAGTATGGCAATATTCAACAATATTTTGGAAACCATCGGCAACACGCCGCTCGTTCGCATCAACAAGCTGAACAAGGGCGAAGCCGAAGTCTACGTAAAACTCGAAAGTTTCAACCCGCTCGGAAGCGCGAAGGACCGCGTGGCATTCAACATGATTGAACGCGCCGAAAAGGAGGGCAAACTCAAGCCGGGCGCCCTCATCATCGAGCCGACCAGCGGCAATACGGGCGTAGGCCTTGCCTACGTGGGGGCCGTAAAGGGCTACAAGGTGGTGCTCACGATGCCCGATTCCATGAGCATGGAACGCAGGCTGCTATTGAAGGCGCTTGGGGCCGAGGTCGTGCTGACCGAAGGCGCGAAGGGCATGGCGGGCTGCATCGAGAAGGCGAACGAGATTGCGGCGCAGAACCCGGGAAGCTTTATTCCGCAGCAGTTCGAGAACCCGGCGAACCCGGAGGCGCACTACCTCACGACGGGGCCCGAAATCTGGCGCGATACCGAGGGCAACGTGGACGTGTTTATCGCGACGGCGGGCACGGGCGGCACCGTAAGCGGAACCGCGAAGTTCCTCAAAGAAAAGAACCCGAACGTCTACGTGATTGCGATTGAACCCGATGACTCCCCGATGATTAGCAAGGGTGTCGCGGGCCCGCACAAGATACAGGGAATCGGCGCGAACTTTATCCCGAAAATCTACGACCCGAAGGTGGTCGACGAGGTGTACCTCACCAGCACGGAGAAGGCCGGGAACGCGGCCCGAGCGGCAGCAAGCGAAGAAGGCATCTTCGTCGGGATTTCGTCCGGAGCGGCACTCGAATGCGCGTTGACAGTCGCCAAACGCCCCGAATTCAAGGGCAAGAGGATCGTCGCGCTCCTCCCCGACACGGGCGAACGCTACCTGAGCACCTGGCTCTGGACGGAAAAGTAGCCTGTATAGTTATATTTCAATAAACAAGCATTCGAAAATAGGAGATTCACCAAATGGTCATTACCGTATTTATCCTGTACCTGCTGATGATGCTCGGTATCGGATTCTACTTTTCCAAGAAGGCGAACAGCCTGAACGCCTACTACCTGGGCAACCGCGGCATGAACAAGTGGGTCGTGGCGATGTCCGCACAGGCCTCCGACATGAGCGGTTGGCTTTTGATGGGCCTCCCGGGCGCCATCTTCGTGAGCGGTTTCTCCGAAGCGTGGATCGGCATCGGACTTGTCATCGGCACGTACCTCAACTGGAAAATCGTGGGTCGCAGGCTCCGCAAGTACAGCCACTTCTGCGGCGACTCCATCACGCTGCCCGACTTCTTTGCGAACCGCTTCCGCGACAACAAGGGAGTAATCCGCGTCATCGCCTCGATTTTCATTCTCGCGTTTTTCCTGTTCTACACGGTGTCTGGCTTTGTGGCTAGCGCTAAATTGTTCGGCACCATCTTCGGCATGGACTACACCACTGGCCTTATCATCGGTGCGGTCGTCGTGGTGAGCTACACCTTCATGGGCGGTTTCTTCGCCGTGTGCTGGACCGACTTTATCCA
Coding sequences:
- the cysK gene encoding cysteine synthase A; translated protein: MAIFNNILETIGNTPLVRINKLNKGEAEVYVKLESFNPLGSAKDRVAFNMIERAEKEGKLKPGALIIEPTSGNTGVGLAYVGAVKGYKVVLTMPDSMSMERRLLLKALGAEVVLTEGAKGMAGCIEKANEIAAQNPGSFIPQQFENPANPEAHYLTTGPEIWRDTEGNVDVFIATAGTGGTVSGTAKFLKEKNPNVYVIAIEPDDSPMISKGVAGPHKIQGIGANFIPKIYDPKVVDEVYLTSTEKAGNAARAAASEEGIFVGISSGAALECALTVAKRPEFKGKRIVALLPDTGERYLSTWLWTEK